In Lacrimispora indolis DSM 755, a genomic segment contains:
- a CDS encoding tetratricopeptide repeat protein has product MDYERKTRVIANSYYNIGLERAKLRDLSGASECLKKSLHFNKYMTDARNLLGLIYYEVGEVGEALVQWVISMNLQPEENRADHYLGEIRRKSGTMEAERRAVRRFNQALIYAQNGSEDLAILQLNKVVESKSNYVKAQLLLALLCIAREDYQKAGKAVYKVLQIDRNHPKALYYKSLVQDGGGSVKNEREPEKRKLKNVLSHRQMEDDDVIIPPSYRENTKDQAVWNILAGLLLGAAVVFFLVMPANTKSINEGHNNEMLKYSEALSQANQKVDSLTAQLESLDADKKTAEATLASLTSDSDSVLAQYQAVIGILQAYKKDDFPSAVRIYAGLNPDLIASPDVQAVIGEIRKDMTQNGCPILEGLGDKAMEAGDAPTALAYYLKCIDLKPDSWQAKFKAAVIYKGMDQKEQANGLFSDIINNSKDEELSAKAKSERGF; this is encoded by the coding sequence ATGGATTATGAAAGAAAAACCAGGGTAATCGCAAACAGTTATTATAACATAGGGCTGGAACGGGCAAAACTCAGGGATTTGTCAGGCGCATCCGAATGCTTGAAAAAAAGCCTTCATTTTAACAAGTATATGACAGATGCAAGAAATCTTTTAGGGCTGATCTATTATGAGGTCGGTGAGGTCGGAGAAGCTCTTGTGCAATGGGTGATCAGCATGAACCTACAGCCTGAGGAAAACCGTGCGGATCACTACCTGGGCGAGATACGGAGAAAATCAGGCACAATGGAGGCTGAGCGGCGCGCGGTAAGACGGTTTAATCAGGCCTTGATCTATGCCCAGAACGGAAGCGAAGATCTGGCTATCCTGCAGCTTAACAAGGTTGTGGAAAGTAAGTCTAATTATGTGAAGGCCCAGCTATTGCTGGCACTCTTATGCATTGCCAGAGAGGATTACCAGAAGGCCGGGAAAGCAGTTTACAAGGTATTGCAGATTGACCGCAATCATCCCAAAGCGCTTTATTACAAATCCCTGGTACAGGATGGCGGGGGGAGCGTAAAAAATGAACGGGAGCCGGAAAAACGGAAGCTGAAAAATGTGCTTTCTCACAGGCAGATGGAAGATGATGATGTGATCATCCCTCCAAGCTACCGGGAAAACACCAAGGATCAGGCGGTTTGGAACATTCTTGCCGGTCTTTTGCTGGGGGCTGCGGTGGTCTTTTTTCTGGTAATGCCGGCCAATACCAAGTCTATTAATGAAGGCCATAATAATGAAATGTTAAAATACAGCGAAGCGTTGAGCCAGGCCAACCAGAAAGTCGACAGCCTGACAGCACAGCTGGAATCCCTGGATGCAGATAAGAAGACTGCAGAGGCTACCTTAGCCTCCCTCACCAGTGATTCAGACAGCGTTCTGGCCCAGTATCAGGCTGTGATCGGAATTCTTCAGGCATATAAGAAAGATGATTTTCCGTCTGCGGTACGTATTTACGCCGGGTTGAACCCGGATCTCATCGCTTCCCCTGATGTTCAGGCGGTAATCGGTGAGATAAGAAAGGATATGACGCAGAACGGCTGCCCGATTTTGGAAGGTCTTGGGGACAAGGCAATGGAGGCAGGAGATGCTCCGACTGCCCTTGCTTACTATTTAAAATGCATTGATTTAAAACCGGACAGCTGGCAGGCAAAATTCAAGGCAGCGGTCATTTATAAAGGAATGGATCAGAAGGAACAGGCCAACGGGCTGTTCTCCGACATCATAAATAACAGTAAAGATGAAGAGCTATCTGCAAAGGCAAAATCAGAACGTGGTTTTTAA
- the spoIIAB gene encoding anti-sigma F factor — MSEQNKPEILKMELEALSKNEEFARVAVAVFMARLNPTLEEVDDVKTAVSEAVTNAVIHGYQGQGGIIYLEVRVDGQEITVTVGDTGIGIPDIKLAMEPMYTTDPDGERSGMGFSFMEAFMDQVEVKSAIGEGTAVTMKKKISR, encoded by the coding sequence ATGTCAGAACAGAATAAACCAGAAATTCTGAAAATGGAATTGGAGGCCCTGTCAAAAAATGAAGAGTTTGCCAGAGTGGCAGTGGCTGTTTTTATGGCAAGGTTAAACCCCACTCTGGAAGAGGTGGATGATGTGAAAACAGCCGTGTCGGAGGCTGTCACCAATGCGGTCATCCATGGATATCAGGGGCAGGGAGGGATCATTTATTTGGAAGTGAGGGTAGACGGACAAGAGATTACCGTAACCGTTGGGGATACGGGTATCGGTATCCCTGATATCAAGCTGGCCATGGAACCTATGTATACCACAGACCCTGACGGTGAACGGTCAGGCATGGGATTTTCCTTTATGGAAGCGTTTATGGATCAGGTGGAAGTGAAGTCGGCGATCGGAGAGGGAACTGCCGTGACCATGAAAAAGAAGATTAGCAGGTGA
- a CDS encoding stage V sporulation protein AB, with protein sequence MMFLKEVFLVFIGLSAGGIIAAGVFAFLAIIGIFPRLIGITHTKKHIMLYESLIILGGVLGNVWDIYEFPIGFGGNLVLGIYGLSSGIFVGILVMSLAETLKALPVISRRIHLAVGLQYLILSLGLGKLIGSLLYFTGNLGK encoded by the coding sequence TTGATGTTTCTTAAAGAAGTATTCCTTGTTTTTATTGGGCTCAGCGCTGGCGGCATTATAGCAGCCGGCGTTTTTGCTTTTCTGGCAATTATTGGCATATTTCCCAGGCTGATTGGAATCACCCATACAAAAAAGCATATTATGCTTTATGAATCGCTGATCATTCTTGGTGGAGTCCTTGGGAATGTATGGGATATTTATGAATTTCCCATAGGATTTGGCGGAAATCTGGTTCTTGGAATATACGGGCTGTCGTCAGGAATCTTTGTAGGCATCCTTGTCATGTCCCTTGCGGAAACATTGAAGGCCCTACCCGTAATCAGCCGAAGGATTCATCTGGCCGTTGGACTGCAGTATTTGATCCTTTCCCTCGGACTTGGCAAATTGATCGGTTCTCTGCTTTATTTTACAGGGAATCTTGGGAAGTGA
- a CDS encoding STAS domain-containing protein produces the protein MNQPYFTYEADGQALIVHLPEELDHHNCSGLKYETDLILSENYIKRIVFDFSKTRFMDSSGIGILLNRYKQMALSGGTVSLYGAGPQALRILKIGGILKLMKLYDSKEAAVTG, from the coding sequence ATGAATCAACCATACTTTACATATGAGGCAGATGGACAAGCCTTAATCGTTCATCTGCCGGAGGAGTTGGATCATCATAACTGTTCAGGGCTTAAATACGAAACTGATTTAATCCTTTCTGAAAACTATATTAAGCGTATTGTTTTTGATTTTTCAAAAACCAGGTTCATGGATTCTTCGGGGATTGGTATTTTACTGAACAGGTATAAGCAGATGGCTTTAAGCGGGGGTACCGTTAGTCTCTACGGTGCAGGTCCCCAGGCTCTCCGCATTCTTAAAATAGGGGGCATTTTAAAATTAATGAAATTATATGACTCTAAGGAAGCTGCAGTCACAGGTTGA
- the spoVAD gene encoding stage V sporulation protein AD encodes MQIGKASIKFEEPPIIESMASIVGKKEGEGPLGKLFDVVEQDDMFGADTWEKAESALQKQTADLAIEKGDIRKKDIRYLFAGDLLGQLIATSFGTVDLEIPLFGLFGACSTMGEALNLGAMTVAGGYADKVMAMASSHFATAEKQFRFPLGYGNQRPFSASWTVTGCGAVVLTKNRKEGIAAITGITTGRMVDMGIKDSMNMGAAMAPAAFHTIQQNFDDFQVDESYYDKIITGDLGQVGRTILLDFMKNKGHDLESVHTDCGIEIFNSEEQDTHAGGSGCGCAASTLCAYILPKVQDGTWKRVLYVPTGALLSTVSFNEGETIPGIAHGVVIENVGNL; translated from the coding sequence ATGCAGATAGGAAAAGCGAGTATTAAATTTGAAGAACCTCCGATTATTGAAAGCATGGCTTCCATAGTCGGTAAAAAAGAAGGGGAAGGTCCTCTGGGAAAACTGTTCGACGTGGTGGAGCAGGATGACATGTTCGGAGCTGATACCTGGGAAAAAGCGGAAAGCGCCCTTCAGAAGCAGACAGCTGATCTGGCTATTGAAAAAGGAGATATCCGGAAAAAGGACATTCGCTATTTATTTGCGGGAGATTTACTGGGCCAGCTGATCGCCACGTCCTTTGGAACGGTGGATTTGGAAATTCCTTTATTCGGCCTCTTCGGAGCATGCTCCACCATGGGAGAGGCGCTTAATCTGGGCGCAATGACTGTTGCAGGGGGCTATGCGGACAAGGTCATGGCAATGGCTTCCAGCCACTTTGCAACGGCTGAAAAGCAGTTCCGTTTTCCTCTGGGATATGGAAACCAAAGGCCGTTTTCCGCTTCATGGACCGTTACAGGCTGCGGCGCGGTGGTGCTCACCAAGAACAGGAAAGAAGGGATCGCAGCCATAACCGGGATCACAACCGGGCGCATGGTGGATATGGGAATCAAAGACTCCATGAATATGGGAGCAGCCATGGCTCCGGCCGCCTTTCATACTATTCAACAGAATTTTGATGATTTTCAGGTGGATGAATCCTATTATGACAAAATCATCACAGGAGATTTAGGCCAGGTCGGCCGGACGATCCTCCTTGATTTCATGAAAAATAAGGGACATGACTTGGAATCGGTGCATACGGATTGCGGAATCGAAATATTTAACAGCGAGGAGCAGGATACCCATGCGGGAGGAAGCGGCTGCGGATGTGCGGCTTCCACTCTTTGTGCTTATATACTCCCTAAAGTACAAGACGGTACCTGGAAACGGGTTCTGTATGTTCCTACAGGCGCTCTCCTTTCCACAGTGAGCTTTAACGAAGGTGAGACGATCCCAGGCATCGCCCATGGGGTTGTGATTGAGAATGTAGGAAACCTATAG
- the sigF gene encoding RNA polymerase sporulation sigma factor SigF translates to MDETMRLIQMAHEGDKAARDQLVTDNFGLVWSIVRRFTGRGYEPEDLFQIGSIGLMKAIDKFDLSYEVKFSTYAVPMITGEIKRFLRDDGMIKVSRSIKEMGLKVKNVREELIYRLGREPTVEEIAGEIGASKEEVAASIEAGAEVESLYRSVNKNDENSILLIDKIEEESSAQEELLNRMVLRELLTALSDKDREIIIRRYYYNETQSQIAAKLGISQVQVSRLEKKILKQMREKL, encoded by the coding sequence ATGGATGAGACCATGAGATTGATACAAATGGCTCACGAAGGAGATAAAGCGGCAAGGGATCAGCTTGTGACCGACAATTTCGGGCTGGTTTGGAGTATTGTACGCAGATTTACAGGGCGTGGTTATGAACCTGAGGATTTATTTCAAATCGGCAGCATCGGCTTAATGAAAGCCATCGATAAATTTGATTTATCCTATGAGGTGAAATTTTCCACTTACGCAGTGCCCATGATAACAGGAGAGATCAAGCGTTTTTTAAGAGATGACGGAATGATCAAGGTCAGCCGCTCCATTAAGGAAATGGGGCTTAAGGTGAAAAACGTCAGGGAGGAATTGATATATCGTCTGGGAAGAGAGCCCACGGTGGAAGAAATCGCCGGAGAAATAGGGGCCAGCAAGGAAGAAGTGGCGGCTTCCATTGAGGCAGGAGCGGAAGTAGAATCCTTATACCGGTCTGTCAACAAAAATGACGAAAACAGTATTTTACTCATAGATAAAATTGAAGAAGAAAGCTCCGCACAGGAAGAGCTTTTAAACCGCATGGTACTAAGGGAGCTTTTAACGGCACTTTCTGACAAGGACAGGGAAATTATTATCAGGCGCTATTATTACAATGAGACTCAAAGCCAGATTGCGGCAAAGCTTGGAATATCCCAGGTCCAGGTTTCCAGGCTGGAAAAAAAGATTTTAAAACAGATGCGGGAAAAATTGTAG
- a CDS encoding stage V sporulation protein AA, translating to MSKTVYLNISQITEVRHKEIQLKDVADVYCDDSAIMNKCKALRIKTIHLDRNKRYIESTLDVIKKLTEMDSTLQINNVGEVNFIIDYHKPKPPSWVWEWAKTIFVCIVCFCGASFAIMTFNNDASVSDVFKEIYRIIMKQESSGFTILEVSYSVGLALGIVGFFNHFAKYKINTDPTPLEVEMRLYEDNISKTLIQNDGRKESDIDVS from the coding sequence GTGAGCAAGACCGTTTATTTAAATATCAGCCAGATTACAGAGGTCAGGCACAAGGAGATCCAGTTAAAGGATGTGGCAGATGTTTATTGCGATGATTCGGCTATTATGAACAAGTGCAAAGCACTCCGTATCAAAACCATCCATCTGGACCGAAACAAGCGGTATATAGAAAGTACTCTGGATGTCATCAAGAAACTGACGGAAATGGATTCTACTCTTCAGATCAATAATGTGGGAGAGGTAAACTTTATCATAGACTACCATAAGCCCAAGCCTCCCAGCTGGGTCTGGGAGTGGGCCAAAACCATTTTTGTCTGCATCGTATGTTTCTGCGGCGCATCCTTTGCCATCATGACCTTTAATAATGATGCCAGTGTTTCGGACGTTTTCAAGGAAATTTACCGGATCATCATGAAGCAGGAGTCCAGCGGATTCACGATTTTGGAGGTCAGTTATTCCGTTGGACTGGCTTTGGGAATCGTGGGATTTTTCAATCATTTCGCAAAATACAAGATCAATACCGATCCAACGCCGCTGGAAGTGGAAATGCGGCTTTACGAAGACAATATCAGTAAGACCCTGATTCAGAATGATGGAAGAAAGGAGTCGGATATTGATGTTTCTTAA
- a CDS encoding SpoVA/SpoVAEb family sporulation membrane protein, whose translation MEINKKAYEAYVKEVTPVHKRWPGLIKAFLVGGAICLFGQFVTTLFMNWGLEKEAASAWTTLVLIAASVILTGFNIYPKIVKFGGAGALVPITGFANSVVAPAVEFKAEGQIFGIGCKIFTIAGPVILYGILSSWILGIIAYVLKAFRML comes from the coding sequence ATGGAAATAAACAAAAAAGCATACGAGGCTTATGTAAAAGAGGTGACTCCGGTCCATAAAAGATGGCCGGGGCTAATAAAGGCTTTTCTGGTAGGCGGAGCCATTTGCCTCTTTGGCCAGTTCGTTACCACCTTATTCATGAATTGGGGCCTGGAAAAGGAAGCGGCTTCTGCCTGGACCACTCTGGTTCTGATTGCAGCCAGTGTCATCCTTACCGGATTTAACATTTATCCTAAGATTGTAAAGTTTGGCGGAGCAGGTGCCCTGGTGCCGATCACGGGATTTGCCAATTCCGTTGTAGCCCCGGCGGTGGAATTCAAGGCAGAGGGCCAGATATTTGGAATTGGCTGCAAGATTTTTACCATTGCAGGCCCTGTCATACTATACGGGATATTAAGCTCCTGGATCCTTGGAATCATCGCCTATGTATTAAAGGCCTTCCGCATGCTGTAG